The proteins below come from a single Capsicum annuum cultivar UCD-10X-F1 unplaced genomic scaffold, UCD10Xv1.1 ctg83355, whole genome shotgun sequence genomic window:
- the LOC124895641 gene encoding uncharacterized protein LOC124895641, protein MGIICSSYESTSVATTAKLILHDGRLQEFSYPVKASYLLQNDPTIFICNSDDMDFGNVVSAVSDEEELQLGQLYFALPLSHLKHKLKAEEMAALAMKASSALNNSSSSAEKFIVFEKGGGHFSKKVVDDNSGTPTPRRNNSGRRKKFTAKLSAIHE, encoded by the coding sequence ATGGGTATTATATGCAGTTCATACGAATCCACATCAGTTGCTACTACTGCCAAATTAATACTTCACGATGGAAGATTACAAGAGTTTTCTTATCCAGTTAAAGCTTCTTACTTGTTACAAAATGACCCAACAATCTTCATTTGCAACTCTGACGATATGGATTTTGGCAACGTTGTTTCCGCGGTAAGTGACGAAGAGGAGCTTCAACTTGGTCAGTTATACTTCGCTTTACCCTTGAGCCACCTAAAACATAAATTGAAGGCTGAGGAAATGGCTGCATTAGCTATGAAGGCAAGTTCTGCATTaaacaatagtagtagtagtGCTGAGAAATTTATAGTATTTGAAAAAGGTGGTggtcatttttcaaagaaagttgTGGATGACAATAGTGGTACTCCTACTCCTAGAAGGAATAACAGCGGCAGAAGAAAGAAGTTCACGGCTAAGTTGAGTGCAATACATGAGTAG